A single Sorex araneus isolate mSorAra2 chromosome 8, mSorAra2.pri, whole genome shotgun sequence DNA region contains:
- the APOC2 gene encoding apolipoprotein C-II: MDRRLLALTLVLLILGCEAQVLPQEDEALLPKFQTSLFGYWDSAKTAAQGLYEKATLTNVDEKLRDIYSQSTAAVATYAAIFTDQLYSLIRGDP; this comes from the exons ATGGACCGCAGACTCCTCGCGCTGACTCTTGTTCTCCTGATACTGGGGTGTG agGCCCAGGTGTTGCCCCAGGAAGATGAGGCGCTCCTCCCCAAGTTCCAGACTTCCTTATTTGGCTACTGGGACTCCGCCAAGACGGCCGCGCAGGGCCTGTACGAAAAGGCGACCCTGACCAATGTGGATGAGAAACTCAG ggACATTTACAGCCAGAGCACAGCCGCCGTGGCCACCTACGCGGCGATCTTCACTGACCAGCTCTACTCCCTGATCCGGGGAGACCCGTAA
- the APOE gene encoding apolipoprotein E: MKVLAAVVVVVLLAGCPARVASDAEVPSDMELEAQLEAKLPQQKPELDRWQASQPWEQALGRVWDYLRWVQTLSDQVQQELLSSQVTQELSQLSEETMKEIKASLAEVEAQLGPVAEETKTRLCKELQAAQARLETDMEDLRSRLSQYRTDVQSMLGQSTEELRNRLSSHLRKLRKRLLRDAEDLQKRLAVYRAGAHEGAERSVGALRERLGPLMEQSRQRASRPLLERTAAFRQQLAGRLEEVGGRARDRLDELNEQMREVRVKMEQQAEAFQAQVKSWFEPLVQDMQRQWAGLVEKVQQAIGNQPATATATVPSENQ, encoded by the exons ATGAAGGTTCTGGCGGCCGTGGTGGTGGTCGTGCTCCTGGCAG GATGCCCAGCCCGCGTGGCGTCCGATGCCGAGGTGCCATCCGACATGGAGCTGGAGGCCCAGCTGGAGGCCAAGCTGCCGCAGCAGAAGCCTGAGCTGGACCGGTGGCAAGCCAGCCAGCCCTGGGAGCAGGCGCTCGGCCGCGTCTGGGACTACCTGCGCTGGGTGCAGACGCTCTCCGACCAGGTGCAGCAGGAACTGCTGAGCTCCCAGGTCACCCAGGAGCTGTC GCAGCTGAGCGAGGAGaccatgaaggaaatcaaggcgTCCTTGGCGGAGGTGGAGGCGCAGCTGGGCCCCGTGGCCGAGGAGACCAAGACCCGCCTGTGCAAGGAGCTGCAGGCCGCCCAGGCCCGGCTGGAGACCGATATGGAAGACTTGCGCAGCCGCCTGAGCCAGTACCGCACCGACGTGCAGTCCATGCTGGGCCAGAGCACCGAGGAGCTGCGCAACCGCCTGTCTTCGCACCTGCGCAAGCTGCGCAAGCGGCTGCTGCGTGACGCCGAGGACCTGCAGAAGCGCCTGGCCGTGTACCGCGCCGGCGCGCACGAGGGCGCGGAGCGCAGCGTGGGGGCCCTGCGCGAGCGCCTGGGGCCGCTGATGGAGCAGAGCCGCCAGCGCGCCAGCCGGCCCCTGCTGGAGCGCACCGCGGCCTTCCGCCAGCAGCTGGCCGGGCGGCTGGAGGAGGTGGGCGGCCGCGCCCGAGACCGCCTGGACGAGCTGAATGAGCAGATGCGGGAGGTGCGCGTGAAGATGGAGCAGCAGGCCGAGGCCTTCCAGGCCCAGGTCAAGAGCTGGTTCGAGCCCCTGGTGCAGGACATGCAGCGCCAGTGGGCCGGGCTGGTGGAGAAGGTGCAGCAGGCCATCGGCAACCAGCCGGCCACGGCCACTGCTACGGTGCCCAGCGAGAATCAGTGA
- the APOC1 gene encoding apolipoprotein C-I, with translation MRLFLSLPVVLVALWLVSEGPAPAQAAPDLSSTLEGIPDKLKELPSKLKEIGKTLGEGTRSVVTRIKESEITTKARNWFHETLEKMKEKWRNNF, from the exons ATGAGGCTCTTCCTGTCGCTGCCGGTCGTGCTGGTGGCCCTGTGGCTGGTGTCCGAAG GCCCAGCCCCTGCACAGGCGGCCCCGGATCTCTCCAGCACTTTGGAGGGGATCCCCGACAAGCTGAAGGAGCTCCCCAGCAAGCTCAAGGAGATCGGGAAGACCCTGGGGGAGGGGACCCGGTCGGTTGTCACCCGCATCAAAGAGAGTGAGATCACTACCAAAGCAAG GAACTGGTTCCATGAAACACTCGAGAAAATGaaggagaaatggagaaataacttctga
- the APOC4 gene encoding apolipoprotein C-IV — protein sequence MALPGPPKSLCLCLLVLACTVGCQPTPPAETPTPEPEPATGPWSLVRDKVKGLVEPLVSRTQETWQQFWGPSTFRGYVQTYYEDHLKDLPPRAQAWLRGSKEKLLSRAHSLCPTLLCGPQSQD from the exons ATGGCGCTCCCTGGACCGCCAAAGTCCCTCTGCCTTTGCCTCCTGGTCTTGGCCTGCACTGTGG GGTGCCAGCCAACGCCTCCTGCAGAGACCCCAACTCCTGAGCCTGAGCCAGCAACGGGGCCCTGGAGCCTCGTCCGGGACAAAGTGAAGGGGTTGGTGGAGCCGCTGGTGAGCAGGACCCAGGAGACATGGCAGCAGTTCTG GGGCCCCAGCACCTTCCGAGGCTACGTGCAGACCTACTATGAAGACCACCTGAAGGACCTGCCGCCCCGCGCCCAGGCCTGGCTGCGTGGCTCCAAGGAGAAGCTCCTGAGCAGGGCCCACAGTCTGTGCCCCACGCTGCTCTGTGGgccccagagccaggactga